One genomic window of Solanum stenotomum isolate F172 chromosome 9, ASM1918654v1, whole genome shotgun sequence includes the following:
- the LOC125877690 gene encoding uncharacterized protein LOC125877690, with amino-acid sequence MIKGKKKSKSRNNKNKNKRGKAVGYERYIYKVMKEVNPKLEISSKSMVILNNFMQDMAEKIVETSKSLLKYAGRATLTSMDMHRAVKMELPGQLAKHAMSEGAKAVVRFATHEQADKSKKN; translated from the coding sequence ATGATCAAAGGCAAGAAAAAGAGTAAGAGCAGGaacaacaagaacaagaacaagagaGGCAAAGCAGTGGGATATGAGAGGTACATATACAAGGTTATGAAAGAAGTGAATCCAAAGCTGGaaatatcatcaaaatcaatGGTTATATTGAACAATTTCATGCAAGACATGGCTGAGAAAATCGTAGaaacatcaaaatcattgtTGAAGTACGCGGGACGAGCAACGTTAACGTCTATGGACATGCATAGAGCTGTGAAAATGGAGTTACCAGGACAACTAGCTAAACATGCCATGTCTGAAGGAGCTAAAGCTGTTGTTCGTTTTGCTACTCATGAACAAGCTGACAAGTCCAAAAAGAACTAG